In the genome of Candidatus Omnitrophota bacterium, one region contains:
- a CDS encoding beta-ketoacyl-[acyl-carrier-protein] synthase family protein codes for MNKNKKRRVVVTGVGIIAPNGIGNDACYSAMIKGVSAVRRVTEFDVSLFNTKIAAQVRDFDPVALGLTFEEAIRMDRYVQFAMVAGRMALQDSRLDLFKVDKERMGVSLANAICGTKYMEEEFALVTDSGKKPINPLIVRPDLYDAAMFNTPSSELSAKYGLQGVCNTISTGCTAGTDSVGFSFEAISDGDADIMLTGASEAPVTPITFGAFDTVNVLSVHNDDPAGASRPFDNQRNGFVISEGAGLLVVEELEHALKRGARIYCEITGFGTTCNAYHMTDLPPEGDAMADSITLALEDAGIKPETIDYVNAHGSSTRQNDVFETSAYKMALGPYAYKVPISSVKSMIGHPLAGANGIELALSSLIFERNILPPTINQQEPDPLCDLYYIPNEAIQKKVNCILKTSSGFSGIHSAMTLQRYS; via the coding sequence ATGAATAAGAATAAGAAACGCAGGGTGGTTGTCACGGGCGTCGGCATCATCGCGCCCAACGGCATCGGCAATGATGCCTGTTACAGCGCCATGATCAAGGGCGTTTCGGCTGTGCGCCGGGTCACAGAATTTGATGTGTCGCTCTTTAACACCAAGATCGCGGCCCAGGTGCGTGATTTTGACCCCGTGGCTTTGGGTCTTACGTTTGAAGAAGCCATACGCATGGACCGTTATGTCCAATTCGCCATGGTGGCCGGCCGCATGGCCTTGCAGGATTCCCGTTTGGATCTCTTCAAAGTGGACAAAGAGCGCATGGGCGTGTCTTTGGCCAATGCCATTTGCGGCACCAAATACATGGAAGAAGAATTCGCCCTGGTCACGGACAGCGGCAAGAAACCCATCAATCCGCTTATTGTCCGTCCGGACCTATACGATGCCGCGATGTTCAACACGCCTTCGAGTGAACTTTCCGCCAAGTATGGCCTTCAGGGTGTTTGCAATACCATTTCTACGGGTTGTACCGCGGGCACGGACTCCGTCGGGTTTTCTTTTGAGGCCATCAGCGACGGGGACGCGGACATCATGCTCACCGGCGCCAGTGAAGCGCCCGTCACCCCCATCACGTTCGGCGCTTTTGACACTGTCAATGTCCTTTCCGTGCACAATGATGATCCGGCCGGGGCCTCACGGCCGTTCGACAATCAACGCAACGGTTTTGTCATTTCCGAAGGCGCCGGGCTTTTGGTCGTTGAAGAATTGGAGCACGCCCTCAAACGCGGGGCGCGCATTTATTGCGAGATCACCGGTTTCGGCACCACCTGCAATGCTTATCACATGACCGATCTGCCGCCGGAAGGCGATGCCATGGCCGACAGCATTACCTTGGCCCTGGAAGATGCCGGCATCAAACCCGAAACCATTGATTATGTCAACGCCCATGGTTCCTCGACGCGCCAGAACGATGTGTTCGAGACCAGCGCTTATAAGATGGCCTTGGGCCCGTACGCGTATAAAGTTCCCATCAGTTCGGTGAAGTCCATGATCGGCCATCCTTTGGCCGGTGCCAACGGAATAGAGCTGGCTTTGAGTTCCCTGATCTTTGAGCGCAACATTTTGCCGCCGACCATCAATCAGCAGGAACCGGACCCCTTATGTGATCTGTATTACATTCCCAACGAAGCGAT
- a CDS encoding nuclear transport factor 2 family protein: MSQLASWIPEYWGEKEREVWGCVETHWDHLINKRVDEFIKYIHPDMIGYGHESPIPVDRPWLEKWVGFWTKNTNIAICELRPVQMKLHGDIAILQYLIFTVEINAEGGKRVIRRYTMTWKKGKDRWQVIASHNNLMDETLRH, from the coding sequence ATGAGTCAATTAGCGTCATGGATCCCAGAGTATTGGGGGGAAAAAGAGCGTGAGGTGTGGGGTTGCGTGGAAACGCATTGGGACCATTTGATCAACAAGCGTGTGGATGAATTTATTAAATACATTCATCCTGACATGATCGGCTATGGCCATGAAAGCCCCATTCCCGTTGACCGTCCGTGGCTGGAGAAATGGGTGGGGTTCTGGACCAAGAATACGAATATCGCCATCTGCGAATTGCGTCCTGTTCAGATGAAACTCCACGGGGACATCGCCATTTTGCAATATTTGATCTTTACGGTTGAGATCAACGCGGAAGGCGGCAAGCGGGTCATCCGCCGCTACACCATGACGTGGAAAAAAGGTAAGGACCGCTGGCAGGTCATTGCCAGCCATAACAATTTGATGGACGAAACGTTGAGGCATTGA
- a CDS encoding 2-dehydropantoate 2-reductase, with protein sequence MTIAVIGAGAIGCVVAGYLTKAGQDVLLVGRPDQVKAIKANGLTIKGVRGSENIRVRTALRLDKPYDLVIFTVKTQDLEKAFEQNSEYLGTGLVLTSQNGVQADHLLSNHLDRGRQMSSIVMFGATYVKPGEVTFNFEGDWIIGRPLAPLDPAAHKAGEVLGKAFKVVMSPDIMGMKYLKLFVNFNNCIPALVGKSMQETFADLDLCRLSILLLKEGLDIVRQAKIEMVSMPDFPKERILGLANMPLEQSAGIINKTLTGLSKEPLYGSILQSILRGKTSEIEFINGEAVRLAKGLHGHAPLNERVVDMVHEVERTGKFFSVEHVKNAFGLKLKAEAI encoded by the coding sequence ATGACGATCGCGGTCATCGGTGCCGGCGCCATCGGTTGTGTTGTCGCCGGTTATTTGACCAAGGCAGGGCAGGACGTGCTTTTAGTGGGCCGGCCCGATCAGGTGAAGGCCATCAAGGCCAATGGTCTGACCATCAAGGGCGTGCGGGGAAGTGAGAATATTCGCGTGCGCACCGCCTTGCGTCTGGACAAACCCTATGACCTGGTCATTTTTACCGTCAAGACGCAAGACCTGGAAAAGGCCTTTGAGCAAAATAGTGAATATCTGGGAACAGGCCTTGTTTTGACAAGCCAGAACGGCGTACAGGCGGACCATTTATTGAGCAACCATCTTGACCGCGGCCGGCAAATGTCAAGCATCGTGATGTTCGGCGCTACTTACGTCAAACCCGGCGAGGTGACTTTCAATTTTGAAGGCGATTGGATCATCGGCCGTCCCTTGGCGCCTTTGGACCCGGCCGCGCATAAGGCCGGTGAGGTCCTGGGCAAGGCGTTTAAAGTGGTGATGAGCCCCGACATCATGGGGATGAAGTACCTGAAACTTTTTGTGAATTTCAACAATTGCATCCCGGCGCTGGTCGGCAAGTCCATGCAGGAGACCTTTGCTGATCTGGACCTGTGCCGTTTGAGCATTCTGCTGCTCAAGGAAGGGCTGGACATTGTGCGGCAGGCGAAGATCGAGATGGTTTCCATGCCGGATTTCCCGAAGGAAAGAATTTTAGGTTTGGCCAATATGCCGCTTGAACAAAGTGCTGGGATCATCAACAAAACCCTGACCGGTTTGAGCAAAGAACCGTTGTACGGTTCTATTTTGCAGAGCATCCTGCGCGGCAAGACGAGCGAAATAGAGTTCATTAACGGGGAAGCGGTGCGTTTGGCTAAAGGTCTGCATGGCCATGCGCCGCTCAACGAACGCGTCGTGGATATGGTGCATGAGGTTGAGCGGACGGGAAAATTCTTTAGTGTGGAACATGTGAAGAACGCATTTGGTTTAAAATTAAAAGCGGAGGCCATATGA
- a CDS encoding radical SAM protein: MKVLFLTPPLKAWDSHGNHKAANQMHAQLAAYLRERNLAQVEVLDSRALDMDWEAMLKFVQNSKPDIVFVGELLHSTCGAAVIWYFNEGLRIIKEASPKVRTVAGGLWYSGDYERQMRLNPTIDYIMIGEAELTMEDLINNMAAGDPRNEREIPGLVSRQKDGAIVVGPHRDLIPDLNVLPMPAYDLFPMDKYVGHTYWKPFAELMTSRGCPGKCHFCYEWALYDSRTAAKDFTSWRGLKGKRIVDELDILEKQYGINTVVFQDDAFNTDTAAMIEFCEEKLKRGNKIDWVCLGRADQWVSQHEILPLMKKAGLFLALTGVEVEDDMTLSKTGKGVTIAQIRKTVDILRENDIGSVGTVLIGLKEDTEAKIKERLRVADEIDSDIFALDYLTPVPNSPDWRYGIKKGWFDPDKIDLKDWDFQHPVIPTDHLSIEEVGRLGAWCMREYYSKPERIHRIMESNYHIKVKLCVKDFMNNISKWEANSRVSAAK, encoded by the coding sequence ATGAAAGTTCTATTTTTGACACCGCCGTTGAAAGCATGGGATTCACACGGCAACCACAAAGCCGCCAATCAGATGCACGCGCAGCTGGCCGCCTATTTGCGTGAAAGAAATCTAGCCCAGGTGGAAGTGCTCGACTCCCGCGCGCTGGACATGGACTGGGAGGCGATGCTGAAATTCGTTCAAAACAGCAAGCCGGACATTGTTTTTGTCGGGGAATTGCTGCATTCCACCTGCGGTGCCGCGGTCATCTGGTATTTTAATGAGGGGCTTCGCATCATCAAAGAAGCTAGCCCTAAGGTCAGGACCGTGGCCGGGGGGTTATGGTATTCCGGCGATTACGAACGCCAGATGCGCTTGAACCCGACCATTGACTACATCATGATCGGGGAGGCGGAATTGACCATGGAGGACCTGATCAATAATATGGCCGCGGGCGATCCCAGGAATGAACGGGAGATCCCGGGCCTGGTGTCCCGTCAGAAAGACGGGGCCATTGTCGTGGGGCCGCACCGTGATCTGATCCCTGATTTGAACGTCCTGCCCATGCCGGCTTATGATCTGTTCCCCATGGACAAATATGTCGGGCACACCTATTGGAAACCGTTCGCGGAATTGATGACGTCCCGCGGTTGTCCGGGCAAATGTCATTTTTGTTATGAATGGGCGCTTTATGACAGCCGCACCGCCGCCAAAGATTTCACGTCCTGGCGGGGGCTGAAAGGCAAACGCATCGTTGATGAACTGGATATTTTAGAGAAGCAATACGGGATCAACACGGTTGTTTTTCAGGATGACGCGTTCAATACGGACACCGCCGCCATGATCGAATTCTGCGAGGAGAAACTCAAGCGCGGCAACAAGATCGACTGGGTGTGTTTGGGCCGTGCCGACCAATGGGTCTCCCAGCACGAGATCCTGCCGTTGATGAAAAAAGCGGGCTTGTTTTTGGCGTTAACGGGTGTGGAGGTCGAGGACGATATGACCTTGAGCAAGACCGGCAAAGGAGTGACCATCGCGCAGATCAGAAAGACGGTCGATATTTTGCGTGAAAATGATATCGGCAGTGTCGGGACGGTATTGATCGGCCTCAAAGAGGACACGGAAGCGAAGATCAAGGAACGTTTGCGCGTTGCCGATGAGATCGATTCGGACATTTTTGCCCTGGATTATTTGACGCCGGTGCCCAATTCTCCGGACTGGCGTTACGGGATCAAGAAAGGATGGTTCGATCCGGACAAGATCGATCTCAAGGACTGGGATTTCCAGCATCCGGTCATCCCCACCGATCATCTCAGCATCGAGGAGGTCGGCCGTTTGGGGGCCTGGTGCATGCGTGAATATTATTCCAAGCCGGAACGCATCCACCGGATCATGGAAAGCAACTATCATATCAAGGTGAAATTGTGCGTGAAGGATTTCATGAATAACATTTCCAAATGGGAGGCGAACTCGCGCGTGTCCGCGGCGAAGTAA
- a CDS encoding aldehyde dehydrogenase family protein, which yields MNMIIGSKIEKFDLLLEGKVAPSLSGQYFDCVNPSNGEVFARLADADAVDVEIAVNAARLAFDHGRWPQMATAERGKFLLRIAQLIRENAKELADLECWSTGKTIKHATFIDVPTCADTFEYFGNFETPLNNETIEIPSPHLCLVSREPVGVVAAIIPWNYPLITAAWKIAPALLAGNTVVLKPSPTACVAVMALGKIIAQAGLPKGVLNIISSSRAQAGSELVSHSQVDMVSFTGSTETGKAVMAQAAKSIKKLTLELGGKSPNIVFADCNMEAAVGGTLASIFMNQGQMCTAGSRLLVEDKIYKTFVGQLVKRAQTLTIGPADSFETEFGPLVNTTHRDAVLRLIEQGKKEGAKLVCGGKVPAGTNPKGAYLEPTIFIDVRNNMTIAQEEIFGPVLCVMPFTSVDEAVHLANETKYGLAAMVWTQDLAKANGVAKRLRCGTVWINTYGAFDNAVPFGGYKQSGFGRELGKEGLYEYTQIKTVTTDQTPGGKPLVTSWF from the coding sequence ATGAATATGATAATAGGATCAAAAATAGAGAAATTTGATTTGTTGCTCGAAGGCAAGGTAGCGCCTTCGTTGAGCGGTCAATATTTTGATTGCGTTAATCCTTCCAACGGCGAGGTGTTCGCGCGCTTGGCGGACGCTGATGCCGTGGACGTTGAGATCGCTGTCAACGCCGCTCGCCTGGCTTTTGACCACGGCCGCTGGCCGCAAATGGCCACGGCCGAACGGGGAAAATTTTTATTGCGCATCGCCCAACTGATCCGGGAGAATGCCAAAGAATTAGCGGACCTGGAATGCTGGTCAACCGGTAAGACCATCAAGCACGCGACCTTCATTGATGTCCCGACCTGCGCGGATACGTTTGAATATTTTGGAAATTTCGAGACCCCGTTAAATAACGAGACCATAGAAATACCGTCCCCTCATCTGTGTCTTGTCAGCCGGGAACCTGTTGGTGTTGTGGCGGCCATTATTCCCTGGAATTATCCTTTGATCACGGCCGCGTGGAAGATCGCTCCGGCTTTACTGGCCGGCAATACCGTTGTTTTAAAACCATCGCCGACCGCCTGTGTTGCGGTCATGGCTTTAGGCAAGATCATCGCCCAGGCCGGATTACCTAAAGGTGTTTTAAATATCATCAGTTCTTCACGTGCCCAGGCCGGCAGCGAGCTGGTTTCCCATTCCCAGGTGGATATGGTGTCTTTTACCGGCTCAACAGAAACCGGAAAAGCGGTGATGGCCCAGGCCGCCAAGAGCATTAAGAAATTGACGCTGGAATTGGGCGGCAAATCTCCCAACATCGTTTTTGCCGATTGCAATATGGAAGCGGCGGTGGGCGGGACTTTGGCTTCCATTTTTATGAATCAGGGACAGATGTGCACGGCCGGGTCGCGGCTTTTGGTGGAGGACAAAATTTATAAGACATTCGTCGGGCAACTGGTGAAACGCGCCCAAACATTAACGATAGGCCCGGCGGACAGTTTTGAGACCGAGTTCGGTCCTTTGGTCAATACTACCCATCGCGACGCTGTTTTGCGTTTGATCGAACAGGGCAAGAAAGAAGGGGCAAAATTGGTGTGCGGCGGTAAAGTTCCGGCGGGGACAAATCCTAAAGGGGCTTATCTTGAACCCACGATCTTTATTGACGTGCGCAACAACATGACCATCGCGCAGGAAGAAATTTTTGGCCCGGTATTGTGCGTGATGCCTTTTACATCCGTTGATGAGGCGGTTCATCTGGCCAATGAAACCAAGTATGGTCTCGCGGCCATGGTGTGGACGCAGGATCTGGCCAAGGCCAATGGTGTGGCCAAACGTTTACGTTGCGGCACGGTCTGGATCAATACCTATGGCGCTTTTGACAATGCCGTGCCGTTCGGCGGGTATAAACAAAGCGGTTTTGGACGGGAATTGGGCAAAGAAGGGCTGTATGAATACACACAGATCAAAACAGTCACCACTGACCAGACGCCGGGAGGCAAGCCGCTGGTCACGTCGTGGTTTTAA
- a CDS encoding class II aldolase/adducin family protein, producing the protein MNEKQIKEEMIRTGRLLWDKGLVFGFNGNISHRLDADTVLITATGTCLGHLTDKDILTMDLKGAVIGKGKASSERLMHTAIYKAMPKVQCVLHTHTTYTNGFFLSNDRFTPKTFEAQFYLGEVKAIAQTTPSVTDPAPVVEALKINNIVVLKNHGVVAVGDDLFNAFVLIQELEEQVKMDLVDVHYKKMSFPNAFVGNPDTSISGPPTETFGGDKNKKYKLFSKEQIEEIVRLVNADAQMQELGNKTAMNMALAVILDETGQAHRFTFENGRITQVAQDADAEFVINAPEAVWRAVFSRQIDPFVATTQKKMFLKGDFARISKWYAPCSRIFQLWTNVPVE; encoded by the coding sequence ATGAATGAGAAACAAATAAAAGAAGAAATGATCCGGACCGGACGTCTGTTGTGGGACAAGGGGCTGGTGTTTGGTTTTAACGGTAACATTTCCCATCGCCTGGATGCCGATACTGTTTTGATAACAGCCACGGGAACATGTCTGGGACATTTGACGGACAAAGACATTCTCACGATGGACCTTAAGGGCGCGGTTATCGGGAAAGGTAAGGCATCCAGCGAGCGGCTGATGCACACGGCAATCTACAAAGCGATGCCGAAGGTCCAATGCGTTTTGCATACGCATACAACCTACACCAATGGTTTCTTTTTATCCAACGACCGCTTCACGCCTAAAACATTTGAAGCGCAATTTTATCTGGGTGAAGTGAAAGCCATTGCCCAAACAACCCCATCAGTGACTGACCCCGCGCCAGTGGTGGAAGCGTTGAAAATAAACAATATCGTAGTGCTTAAGAACCACGGCGTTGTCGCGGTGGGGGACGATCTATTCAATGCATTTGTGCTTATTCAGGAATTGGAAGAACAAGTAAAAATGGATCTGGTCGACGTTCATTATAAAAAAATGTCATTCCCGAATGCTTTTGTCGGGAATCCAGACACGTCTATTTCTGGACCCCCGACAGAAACATTCGGGGGTGACAAAAATAAAAAATACAAATTATTTTCCAAAGAACAGATCGAAGAGATCGTGCGCCTAGTCAATGCCGACGCGCAGATGCAGGAATTGGGCAACAAGACCGCGATGAACATGGCCCTCGCGGTCATTTTGGATGAGACAGGGCAGGCCCACCGGTTTACATTTGAGAACGGCCGTATCACGCAGGTCGCGCAGGACGCGGACGCGGAATTTGTCATCAACGCGCCGGAAGCGGTGTGGCGGGCGGTGTTCAGCCGGCAAATAGACCCGTTCGTGGCCACGACGCAGAAGAAAATGTTCTTAAAAGGCGATTTCGCGCGCATTTCCAAATGGTACGCGCCTTGCAGCCGTATTTTTCAATTATGGACGAATGTACCGGTGGAATAA
- a CDS encoding AMP-binding protein, with amino-acid sequence MNITNILQSSANRFGTKPALIFKDQPVSFNDLKAMVFQLAKGLSCAGVRKSSKVAIYLPNCPEYVYGYLSLFYLGATVVPLDHMLKTEELVSCLGHSETEVLIALYRPDVDIQVLKAALPLLKTVIVVGQPLGLAWEQPWASLLGSGSTPPAEVKEGDPALIMYTSGTTGNPKGILLNYRHLDGSPEAMKHFVDLNERDVKLCALPLSHIGGFIYIQNCILFGITLVLMDRFQPLEFLRNVARHKVTCFHIVPPMYTALLTLKNIEQFDLSSLRWVVVFGAPSSPDILERFHKYCPNAKLLNGWGMTETCPPNTVTPLNDPKIESVGKPAPNCEIRIVDDEDNILHDGDIGEIVIRGWVVMQEYYKDPESTALAKRNGWFHTGDLGRFDTDGFLYIVGRKKEMIKVAGQIVYAPEVESALCKHEGILEAAVIGISDALKGEALKAFVVLKAGAALTPQDVRHFAREHLANFKVPQTVEIREGLPKNRTGKIDKELLKQEIVCPS; translated from the coding sequence ATGAATATTACCAATATCTTACAATCTTCAGCAAATCGTTTTGGGACAAAGCCGGCCCTGATCTTTAAGGACCAGCCGGTTTCTTTTAATGACCTTAAGGCCATGGTTTTTCAATTGGCCAAAGGGCTGTCCTGTGCCGGTGTGCGCAAGTCCTCTAAAGTCGCCATTTATCTTCCCAATTGCCCGGAGTATGTTTACGGGTATCTGTCCTTGTTTTATCTGGGGGCCACGGTCGTGCCCCTGGACCATATGCTCAAAACAGAGGAATTGGTCTCCTGTTTGGGGCATTCGGAGACCGAAGTTTTGATCGCTTTATACAGGCCGGATGTGGACATTCAGGTCTTAAAAGCGGCCCTGCCGTTGCTTAAGACCGTTATTGTTGTGGGACAGCCGCTCGGACTGGCGTGGGAACAGCCGTGGGCCTCGCTTTTAGGTAGCGGGAGCACGCCGCCGGCCGAAGTCAAGGAAGGGGACCCGGCGCTGATCATGTACACGTCCGGAACGACCGGCAATCCTAAAGGCATTTTGTTGAATTACCGCCATCTGGACGGGTCGCCGGAAGCGATGAAACATTTCGTGGACTTAAACGAGCGCGACGTGAAATTGTGCGCCCTTCCTTTAAGTCACATCGGCGGTTTCATTTATATCCAGAATTGCATCCTGTTCGGCATCACCCTGGTGTTGATGGACCGTTTCCAGCCGCTGGAATTTTTAAGGAACGTGGCCCGGCACAAGGTCACGTGTTTTCACATTGTCCCGCCTATGTACACGGCCCTGCTGACCTTAAAAAATATTGAACAATTTGACCTTTCATCCCTGCGCTGGGTGGTGGTTTTTGGGGCGCCCTCTTCGCCGGATATTTTGGAACGTTTCCATAAGTATTGCCCCAACGCCAAGCTCCTCAACGGCTGGGGCATGACCGAGACATGCCCGCCCAATACGGTCACGCCTTTGAATGACCCGAAGATCGAAAGCGTCGGCAAGCCGGCGCCGAATTGTGAGATCCGGATCGTGGATGATGAAGATAATATCCTGCACGACGGTGATATCGGCGAGATCGTCATCCGCGGCTGGGTGGTGATGCAGGAATATTACAAAGACCCTGAAAGCACGGCTTTAGCCAAACGCAACGGGTGGTTCCATACCGGCGATCTGGGGCGTTTTGATACGGACGGATTTTTGTATATCGTCGGGCGCAAGAAAGAAATGATCAAGGTGGCCGGGCAGATCGTCTACGCGCCGGAAGTGGAAAGCGCCCTATGCAAGCACGAGGGAATTCTGGAGGCGGCTGTCATAGGAATATCGGATGCCCTCAAAGGCGAAGCGCTCAAGGCCTTTGTGGTGCTTAAAGCCGGTGCCGCATTGACACCGCAGGACGTGCGTCATTTTGCCCGTGAACATTTGGCGAATTTCAAGGTGCCGCAGACCGTTGAAATAAGAGAAGGCCTGCCTAAAAACAGGACAGGAAAGATCGACAAGGAATTGTTAAAACAGGAGATCGTATGCCCATCGTAG
- a CDS encoding CopG family transcriptional regulator, with product MKAKEFDRIFDEGGSVAKFLNKGKSRRLKQEQKRVNVDFPVWMVHRLDKEAQRLGVTRQSVIKVSVAEHIQHQPV from the coding sequence ATGAAAGCTAAAGAGTTCGACAGGATTTTTGACGAAGGCGGGAGCGTGGCCAAATTCCTTAATAAAGGCAAATCCCGCCGTTTAAAGCAGGAACAAAAACGGGTCAATGTGGACTTTCCGGTGTGGATGGTGCATCGATTGGATAAAGAAGCCCAGCGCCTGGGGGTCACCCGGCAGTCTGTCATCAAGGTTTCAGTGGCCGAGCACATTCAGCATCAGCCGGTCTAG
- a CDS encoding BrnT family toxin, giving the protein MEEFEFDEHKSALNKQKHGINFIEAQAIWEDPDVLEIPARTKDEPRYLVIGRKEGECYSAVITYRDAKIRIISVRRSRKEEVELYES; this is encoded by the coding sequence ATGGAAGAATTTGAGTTCGATGAGCATAAGAGCGCTCTCAACAAGCAAAAGCACGGGATCAATTTCATTGAAGCGCAGGCCATCTGGGAAGACCCTGATGTATTGGAGATCCCGGCCAGAACAAAGGATGAACCGCGCTATCTGGTCATAGGGCGTAAAGAAGGCGAATGTTATTCTGCCGTCATTACATACAGGGACGCAAAGATCAGGATCATTTCGGTCAGGCGGTCCCGCAAAGAGGAGGTTGAGTTATATGAAAGCTAA
- a CDS encoding IS3 family transposase (programmed frameshift) gives MAKRYTEEQIIAVLKDAQAGTKTGELCRQHGISDATFYKWKAKYSGLEVSDLRKMKALEEENSKLKHIVADLSLDNRALKDVPLKKLLRPKARKNAALHMIERHGLSQRRACTLVLVSRTVMHYDPKPNDLNDRIRQRLKELAEKHRRYGHIRLYVLIRREGLVINHKRTERIYRQEGLSLRIRRRCKFAAVVRSPLPSATRPNERWAMDFIQDSLWSGRKFRTLSIVDTYTRECMTVESDTSLPGFRAVRILERLVDLKGFPNSIRVDNGPEFISKVLDEWAYRHGVKLDFIRPGKPVENAYVESFHGRFRDECLNENYFSDMQEAKNKIEEWRIEYNTFRPHSSLDYKTPEEFLRQCEQENLNQNAPKLSLQVV, from the exons ATGGCAAAACGCTACACCGAAGAACAGATCATCGCAGTGCTCAAGGATGCCCAAGCTGGGACCAAAACAGGCGAGCTTTGCCGGCAACACGGCATATCGGATGCCACGTTTTACAAGTGGAAGGCCAAGTATTCAGGTCTTGAGGTCTCTGATTTGAGGAAGATGAAGGCGCTTGAGGAAGAGAACAGCAAGCTCAAGCACATTGTGGCCGACTTGTCTTTGGACAACCGGGCCTTGAAGGACGTGC CTCTCAAAAAACTTCTAAGGCCCAAAGCCAGGAAGAACGCGGCGTTGCACATGATCGAACGTCACGGTCTCTCCCAGCGGAGGGCCTGCACCCTGGTGTTGGTGTCCCGGACGGTGATGCACTATGACCCTAAGCCAAATGATCTTAATGATAGGATCAGGCAACGGCTCAAAGAACTGGCCGAGAAGCACAGGCGTTACGGACACATCAGGCTTTATGTGCTCATCCGGCGTGAAGGACTGGTCATTAACCATAAAAGAACCGAGAGGATTTACCGTCAGGAGGGCTTATCTTTGAGGATCCGTCGGCGTTGCAAGTTCGCGGCTGTTGTGCGCAGTCCTCTGCCGTCAGCAACCAGACCCAACGAGCGCTGGGCCATGGACTTTATCCAGGATTCACTCTGGAGCGGGCGTAAGTTCAGGACATTGTCCATTGTCGACACATACACCCGGGAATGCATGACCGTTGAATCCGATACATCGTTGCCGGGGTTCAGGGCCGTCAGGATCCTGGAGCGGCTGGTCGATCTTAAAGGCTTCCCAAATTCGATCCGTGTGGATAACGGTCCGGAGTTCATCTCCAAGGTCCTGGATGAATGGGCGTATCGCCATGGGGTCAAACTGGACTTCATCCGTCCGGGCAAGCCAGTTGAGAACGCCTATGTCGAATCGTTCCATGGGCGCTTCCGCGATGAATGTTTAAACGAGAATTACTTTTCGGACATGCAGGAGGCAAAAAACAAGATCGAAGAATGGCGGATCGAGTATAATACCTTCAGGCCGCACAGCTCATTGGATTACAAAACGCCTGAGGAATTCTTGAGGCAATGTGAACAGGAAAACTTAAACCAAAACGCCCCGAAACTCTCGTTGCAGGTGGTTTAA
- a CDS encoding PadR family transcriptional regulator encodes MIEHELLFLGLLASGPKHGYEIKRQIEADVAPNIGIKIKSIYYPLQKMEEEGFIEKQTGREGRRPEKHVYRITVKGKKKFDRLVQSSFLSLERPFFQMDLSLYFLPLVDKDMAKRRLKARITLLRKISRQLAQLREKSPQKSESIRLILQHDLDLVDAEIASTVNLIQRL; translated from the coding sequence ATGATCGAACACGAACTTTTATTTTTAGGTCTTTTAGCGTCGGGCCCCAAACACGGCTACGAGATCAAACGCCAGATCGAAGCGGACGTGGCTCCCAATATCGGGATCAAGATCAAATCCATTTATTATCCTCTGCAGAAAATGGAAGAAGAGGGTTTCATTGAAAAACAGACCGGCAGGGAGGGTCGCCGTCCGGAAAAACACGTTTACCGCATCACCGTCAAGGGCAAAAAGAAATTTGACCGGCTCGTTCAGTCCAGTTTTTTATCTTTGGAGCGCCCGTTCTTTCAGATGGACCTGTCTTTGTATTTTCTGCCTTTGGTGGACAAAGACATGGCCAAACGACGCTTGAAGGCCAGGATCACGCTTTTAAGGAAGATCAGCCGCCAACTGGCCCAATTGAGAGAAAAATCCCCCCAAAAGTCGGAATCCATCCGGCTGATCCTTCAACATGATCTTGACCTTGTTGATGCCGAGATCGCTTCCACAGTTAATCTCATCCAGCGTCTGTAA